One window of the Cryptomeria japonica chromosome 7, Sugi_1.0, whole genome shotgun sequence genome contains the following:
- the LOC131856541 gene encoding uncharacterized protein LOC131856541, translating to MKDDLVTANEYKDKFKANFAKLDELLKSQRDVNDKRCLAMKKEKALVLDNKINHPVRSIIMPTISTKNHCSSIENLLFKKPKSMGSIILGISWISLSKDSKTKGHLSMERLSDSLLISFVVLFSMTLQLVLVFGGSFRHRFSSIVLQLVLWLAYMSSDAVAIYALGTMARESSHTRIFGVWAPLLLLHLGGPDTITAYSTVDNELWTRHLLIMLYQVLVAIYVMYASDMKSYLLAASILLLLVGGFKYAEKTATLRLASNSQIVKYCQPVYKYMSIEDYSRRCSYAVMGLVKWERTWTTREIKFPTIIQDIWRDQSQQGMENYILCLSHALFKMNMRRYTDLYIHEIQWEETREFFFRDRLSHLSEDNIFTVIEIELKFMYDALFSKSMFIAFSKIGATMRIINICLLVAGGLCTYRGLIPGHEKVEVVAYIVISVAVIVELLQLLRIIASDWTLVWLICSSAEQSQEDWLTKLKHNSLRIALWLLHKLRSWRKRKYWKESIQQYSLIDTCKSLSPFKWKWAKRLILTDIVTSWYIESKPVEEEFKQFIIGKLNGLASDQNTTEQCRQTITSYNTKCGTDLEWASGTDQEHLILHWHIATTICLMERRRDQDNEEINKFARLSETLSNYCAHLLVSKRDLLPLHSDIARMEYIDVHSELLDFLSRSDIQRLRHYKEKYDNQHYEGASTLSNGAKLARMLLRMETAHRWRMLSEYWAAVLIYYANFKKPLVHAEYLTVGGEFITQLWALLGHMGFGTQKD from the exons TTCCTCTATAGAAAATTTACTCTTTAAGAAACCCAAATCCATGGGGTCAATAATATTAGGGATATCTTGGATTAGCCTATCAAAAGATTCAAAAACAAAAGG CCATTTGTCTATGGAGCGGCTTTCCGATAGTTTGCTTATCAGTTTCGTAGTCCTGTTTAGCATGACCCTGCAGCTTGTGTTGGTATTTGGGGGATCATTCAGACATCGCTTTTCATCGATAGTTTTGCAGTTAGTTCTGTGGTTGGCTTATATGTCTTCGGATGCTGTGGCTATCTATGCCCTTGGGACAATGGCACGAGAGTCTTCTCATACTAGGATATTTGGGGTTTGGGCTCCACTTTTGCTGTTGCACTTGGGAGGTCCAGATACAATCACTGCATATTCCACGGTTGACAACGAGTTGTGGACAAGGCACTTGTTGATTATGCTGTACCAGGTATTAGTGGCAATCTATGTAATGTATGCATCCGATATGAAAAGCTATTTACTAGCTGCTTCCATCCTCCTATTATTGGTAGGAGGCTTTAAGTACGCAGAAAAAACAGCTACCTTGAGATTAGCCAGCAATTCCCAAATAGTAAAGTACTGTCAACCAGTGTACAAATATATGAGCATAGAGGACTACTCGAGAAGATGCAGCTATGCGGTAATGGGTCTCGTGAAGTGGGAAAGAACATGGACTACAAGGGAGATAAAATTTCCCACAATTATTCAAGATATTTGGAGAGATCAGAGTCAACAAGGAATGGAAAACTATATCCTCTGCTTGTCTCACGCTTTGTTCAAAATGAATATGCGAAGGTACACAGATCTGTATATTCATGAAATACAGTGGGAAGAGACTAGAGAATTCTTTTTTCGTGACCGTTTATCTCATTTATCTGAAGACAATATATTTACAGTAATAGAAATAGAATTAAAGTTCATGTATGATGCATTGTTCTCCAAGTCAATGTTCATAGCCTTCAGCAAAATCGGGGCTACAATGCGCATAATCAACATCTGTCTGCTGGTAGCTGGCGGTTTGTGTACTTACAGAGGATTGATTCCCGGACATGAGAAAGTGGAAGTGGTGGCCTATATTGTTATTTCTGTAGCAGTGATAGTGGAGCTGCTTCAATTATTGAGAATTATAGCTTCTGACTGGACCTTGGTGTGGTTAATTTGCTCAAGTGCCGAGCAGTCCCAGGAGGACTGGTTGACCAAATTGAAGCACAACTCTCTCCGCATTGCTCTTTGGCTGCTCCACAAGCTTCGGAGTTGGCGTAAACGCAAGTATTGGAAGGAGTCGATCCAGCAATACTCTCTGATAGACACCTGCAAATCCCTTTCTCCTTTCAAATGGAAGTGGGCTAAAAGACTGATCCTGACAGACATTGTCACGTCCTGGTATATTGAATCAAAGCCTGTTGAAGAGGAATTCAAACAAttcatcattggtaaattaaatgGTTTAGCTTCTGATCAAAATACTACGGAACAATGCAGACAGACGATTACATCCTACAATACGAAGTGTGGGACAGATCTGGAGTGGGCTTCCGGAACAGATCAAGAACATTTAATTCTACACTGGCATATAGCTACCACAATTTGCCTGATGGAGCGCAGGAGAGATCAGGATAATGAAGAAATAAACAAGTTTGCTCGTCTCAGCGAGACGCTCTCAAATTATTGTGCTCATTTGCTTGTTTCGAAGCGAGACTTATTGCCTCTCCACTCCGACATTGCAAGAATGGAGTACATAGATGTCCACTCTGAGCTTCTTGACTTTCTCTCCAGGTCTGATATTCAACGATTGAGGCATTACAAGGAGAAGTATGATAATCAGCATTACGAGGGAGCATCTACCTTATCAAATGGGGCAAAATTAGCGAGGATGCTGCTAAGAATGGAAACTGCACATAGATGGAGGATGTTATCAGAGTATTGGGCTGCAGTACTAATTTATTATGCTAATTTTAAGAAACCTCTAGTTCATGCAGAGTACTTAACTGTTGGAGGGGAGTTTATCACACAGTTATGGGCGTTGCTTGGCCACATGGGATTTGGAACACAAAAGGACTGA